One Anolis carolinensis isolate JA03-04 unplaced genomic scaffold, rAnoCar3.1.pri scaffold_13, whole genome shotgun sequence genomic window, catacagcataaaatgttaaaaacaggagactaatacacggatctgggccaaagtgcagaatatttcaaaatggggagaggtagtttcacagctaaaatagtcaataaagtgcaatgtaataatgaatggcaaagcatcaacaatggagctattgttgaatgggcagataaatcgataagagagactctactgtaagagaaaataataaaactttatttctagactgccctctcttcctctctccgtACCTGCTTGAGACGCCTCCGACGTCGGACCCTCTTGCGCAGGACGCTCCCCGTCTCTTCTCGCTTCCTCATCCTTCGCGTCTAATCTGTCCGGTCGAGCAGGTTCGGGAAGCGTGGGTTTCTGATTCTGCGATTCTGCGTCGGTTGGGGCATCGGCCTCCGTCGTGTCAGCCCCGGAGCCTGGATCAGCAGCAGCCGACGGAGGTGGGATCGCAAAGTGGAAAGCAAATCCAGAGCCGAGACTTCCGGCGGAAAAGCCCAACGTGGCAGAGGGATTGTGACCCACGGGCTGCTCTCGGGCACCGTCCCCACCACACACGCCTGCCGCAGCTCCGCCGACTTCTCCAGAGTTTTTTCCGGAAGGGTCAAAGCCAAACTGGAAGCTATTGTCCGATGGTGTGAACCAGGATGCGGACACCGCAGCGGGCGGGCTGGGCTGCTCCCTCTCTAACTCGCTTCCCAAATTGCCTCCTGGTTGTGCTCGTGAGATCTCGGGTTTCGTGGCTGCAGGGAAGGCAGAAAAAAGACCCCAAAGTTatgtgttttcaaaggctttcaccaatggatctggatcaaaacCTAACACAtagacctgatatgccaaaatttgattactggaggggtttggggggaattgatgttcctttctgggagttgtagttcacccacaatgagGGAAACTGTCAACTACATTGATGATGGCACAAAGAGCCCACATGACTAACTCAACttcctggaggggtttgaggagactgactcactatagtgggagttgtagttcaccctagaGCCAAAGAGCACACTCAACCTCACCCACAATGCACCCAGAGCAAACATGCCCAATATCACAAACTATACGTAGTGATGGGAGTTTCTGGTTGATGAACCtagcatgatgggagttatagttcacccacaaaccTATGCATTTGGAAAACTGAAAATTCACTTTTTCAAATAAGCCGTGCAACGCCGGGAACCCAAATTACTGctagtagtaataacaataacaataacaataacaataataaagatctcagccggcatttggaaacaataggcattgacaaaatcacgatctgccaactgcaaaaggccaccctgctgggatctgcgcgcatcatccgaaaatacatcacacagtcctagacacttgggaagtgttcgacttgtggttttgtgatatgaaatccagcttatctatcttgtttgctgtgtcataataaaataacaataacaataatgggaACCCAAAGGGTCACCTAATCCAACCCATACCaggaataattataattataatactatTGTCCCTCCTTtgatgctgagagagtgtgacttgtgtactgatggagttttttggggtagacctggcatgatgtgagttgtagttcagccacaaccttatgcattttggacaatttAAACACTATTTCCAATAACCTGGGCAAGCGAGTTCAACATAAATCGCACCTAACAAACTGAGAACACGCACACCTGTGTCCCTCCCAGGGCTTCTGGGAAAGCCAAGAACGTGAGGCTCACCTGCTCTGGCGGCGCTTTTCACCTCCTCTTCCATCCGGACCCGATAGTCCCCCAAAGCGTGACGCATCGCCTGCCGCTTTTTCACGACCGGAGCCTTCCGTGAGCGCAGCACCTTCAGCACCCGCTGCGTCTCCTCTGCTGCTTCCAAGAATCGGAAAGAAAAGGTATGACAAGAATGTGCAAAACATACCGAGCAAACTGTGCCATCATTCTGACACAACTGATCCGCATAGGGTGGGatgctttatttgtttattagttTTGTAtactgagtccctctggggagatggtggcggggtataaaaataaaattattaatattattattcttattttattatgacacagcaaacaagatagatatgctggatttcatatcacaaaatcacaagtcaaacacttcccaagcgtctaggactgtgtgatgtatattattattattattattattattattattattattattattattatgacacagcaaacaagatagatatgatggacttcgtatcacaaaatcacaagtcgaacacttcccaagcatctaggactgtgtgatgtatattattattattattattattattattattattattattattattattattattttccgggctgtatggccatgttccagaagtattctctcctgacgtttcgcccacatctatggcaggcatccaaatTGGTTGCAGTGAATGCATATACCTCCTGCAGATCAGACATTTACAgtacgattcataacaggagcaaaagtAGAGTTGTGAAGTCGCAACGATGATAAACGAATGAGATGTTTGGGGGTCGCCATATCACGGAGAAGGTCTTAAGGCCAAGGCAACTGACCTTGTTTTGGGGTCGGGTTGAGGCGCAGAAGCCCCGTCTCCAGCCGCGCGATGCACCATCCCAGCTCATCCTGGAACGTGGGCCTGGGAGCCTGGAGCAAAGAAGGAGCAGACAGGCAGCCATGGGTTTCACTAGGGATGCAAACCGATGGCTGCTGCCAAGGCTGGAGCCAAAACAAGGCCACCAAGAAACAACAAGCAGGTGTGAACGTGCTTGAGAAATTCagctatttttttcatgtcaggagtggcttgagaaactgcgagtagcttctggtgtgagaaaattggctgtctgcaaggacgttgccccgaTGTTTttgcatccttgtgggaggcttgtgtgaattaaatatatatatatatatatatatatgattttatggatacattaaaagtgggggaacaatttgggaaagatagacaaacatgttttggtgcttaatttgtaaaatcatcatgtaattttatgtttaataggcttttttcttattatccaacattttcgcttatccaatgttctgccggcctgtttatcttggataagtaagactctactgtattattattattctctcatgcccgcgcatggagctggagctgacagagggagctcatccgcactctccccgagttggattcgaaccagcaaccttcaggtcagcaacccaaccttccgaATCTCCCTTTCTAcataatgtaacaaaatttgaaaaaaaaaatcctctgttcctggtttgaaagtgttatttcctgtttaattgtgtggtccttactatgaaagtacagtagtctcacttatccaagtcttgcttatccaatgttctggattatccaagtcaattttgtagtcaatgttttcaatatatcatgatattttggtgctaaatttgtaaatgcagtaattactacatagcattactgagtattgaactactttttctgtcaaatttgttgtataacatgatgttttggtgcttaatttttaaaatcataacctaatttgatgtttaatagacttttccttaatctctccttattatccaagatatttgcttatccaaggttcttccggcccgttttgcttggataagtgagactctattatatatatatatgtgtgtgtgtgtggctgtgtgGACAGAAGGGGCCCTTGctgcaatatatatacagtagaatctcacttatccaagcctctggattatccaagtcatttttgtcgtcaatgttttcaatatatcatgatattttggtgctaaattcataaatacagtaattactacatagcattactgcgtattgaactacttcttctgccaaatttgttgtctaacatgatgttttggtgcttaatttgtaaaaccataacctaatttgatgtttaataggcttttccttaatccctccttattatccaagatattcgcttatccaagcttctgctgggccgtttagcttggataaatgagactctactgtagttgttacatttcagaaacttcattttttttgtgCCACAGACTATGTCGAACTGATTGAGAGTCAATGCTGAGATATTCACTGGAAAATGATAGCAAAACATGCTGCAGAATGATATCCCTCCCGCAAAAGTTTtggaagtttaataaacttttcccatgtttgtatgatagaaccaatgaggaaacGACATTGATGACCCGGGAACAAAAATGGTGCAACAAGAGCACTCACCTCTTCCATGAGGAAAGTGAAGGCTATGACAGGCTTCTGTCTAATAAGTCCTTACACCATCCTTCACCTAGAAATACATAATGAGAGTAAGGCAATCACATTCTACAAATTGACATTCACAGCATTTTGCCGGGACTTCTTCCTGAGGAAATGTGTCCCAGGCGACAGAAGGACCCCCACTTggtggtgaaccaacctggacacgagATATTATTCGAGAACATAGAAATGCGAGACCACTCTCACCACCATCaggtcaggctacacagagaagccattaatactttattctttttgcatcccgccaccatctccccgaagggacccggggcgaCTAatacggggccaagcccaaaagaatacaaggtataaacaagttaaaatataaagtaaaacaataacaatataacaataaaaataaaaacagattcagGCACACATTATACAAATAAAACCATAACAGCAAgagaaggtaggcgggtcctgaaccttgttgttgttatattattattattaaaccccacttgcctagtttccaacagacctaacaacctctgtggcactattccacagatatatagatagaaaataaagttattattattattattattattattattattattattattattattaaaccccacttgcctagtttccaacagacctaacaacctctgtggcactattccacagatatatagatagaaaataaagttattattattattattattattattattattattattattattattattaaaccccacttgcctagtttccaacagacctaacaacctctgtggcactattccacagatatatagatagaaaataaagttattattattattattattattattattattattaaaccccactagcctagtttccaacagacctaacaacctctgtggcactattccacagatatatagatagaaaataaagttattattattattattattattattattattattattattattaaaccccacttgcctagtttccaacagacctaacaacctctgtggcactattccacagatatatagatagaaaataaagttattattattattattattattattattattattattattattattattaaaccccacttgcctagtttccaacagacctaacaacctctgtggcactattccacagatatatagatagaaaataaagttattattattattattattattattattaaaccccacttgcctagtttccaacagacctaacaacctctgtggcactattccacagatatatagatagaaaataaagttattattattattattattattaaccctca contains:
- the cunh8orf33 gene encoding UPF0488 protein C8orf33 homolog isoform X1, giving the protein MEEAPRPTFQDELGWCIARLETGLLRLNPTPKQAEETQRVLKVLRSRKAPVVKKRQAMRHALGDYRVRMEEEVKSAARAATKPEISRAQPGGNLGSELEREQPSPPAAVSASWFTPSDNSFQFGFDPSGKNSGEVGGAAAGVCGGDGAREQPVGHNPSATLGFSAGSLGSGFAFHFAIPPPSAAADPGSGADTTEADAPTDAESQNQKPTLPEPARPDRLDAKDEEARRDGERPAQEGPTSEASQAAAAETKADLTVPASGKRKKKKKKKKKDLPFAGAHRDSPDDGATSHGKGTSEHPDNSQADEQVKREVDWCVEQLELGLKTQKSTPKQMDEAFRAMRVLRSEKAALAKKRQLMKTMFGDYRAQMAEERRKQLKLMQAASKAAHIAEVAEDTCKNRGQVFWKSAERLRSERSPGESSLRPAACSAFGGTSSFKFASSQGEFCFNFF